A single window of Senegalia massiliensis DNA harbors:
- a CDS encoding HEAT repeat domain-containing protein, with amino-acid sequence MLGKWNEIDNMESFQISYLLYLEGKSIDIISKIRNLPYKEVEKHIIEAKIKYQKKKKQDKLIKIISMSKSKRIEYLKTLTNEDERDLVEQIYKRYIKFKNTEDRMILIWLIGELKDEKLVPFLLMELKSKNVNYRRLSVSALGKMAKSEYKNIFEEFFFDDNPQVRQYAIKSTRNIGDMHTIKLLEKILNDKNEKDYVRRAAKDVINYLVKI; translated from the coding sequence ATGCTTGGTAAGTGGAATGAAATAGATAATATGGAGAGTTTTCAAATAAGTTATCTTTTATATCTTGAAGGGAAAAGTATTGATATAATATCTAAAATTAGAAATTTGCCATATAAAGAAGTTGAAAAGCATATTATAGAAGCAAAGATTAAATATCAAAAAAAGAAAAAACAAGATAAGTTAATAAAGATTATTTCTATGAGCAAGTCAAAAAGAATTGAGTATTTAAAAACACTTACAAATGAAGATGAAAGAGATTTAGTTGAACAGATTTATAAAAGATATATAAAATTTAAAAATACTGAAGATAGAATGATATTAATATGGTTAATAGGAGAGTTAAAAGATGAAAAATTAGTTCCTTTTTTACTTATGGAATTAAAAAGTAAGAATGTAAATTATAGAAGGTTATCAGTATCAGCACTAGGTAAGATGGCTAAAAGTGAATATAAAAATATATTTGAAGAATTTTTCTTTGATGACAATCCTCAAGTTAGACAATATGCAATTAAATCTACTCGAAATATAGGAGATATGCATACTATAAAATTATTGGAAAAAATATTAAATGATAAAAATGAAAAAGATTATGTAAGACGTGCAGCAAAAGATGTTATCAATTATTTGGTAAAAATATAA